The Erythrobacter sp. Alg231-14 genome has a segment encoding these proteins:
- a CDS encoding septation protein IspZ, translating to MSQDVKNEAAPSNAKKAGSGWLSVAVDYGPLLVFLGVYRYYAPEDPNPAGEIAAIIRGTGAFMVAAIAALIISKWRLGKVSPMLWFSTALIVGFGALTIFFGEPRFVQLKPTIIYSGFGVALLIGFFMGRALLKILLEAAFEGLDDAGWLKLSRNWGIFFLILAGLNEVLVAQMDFEGWLWAKLWVFLPLTFLFTFANIPMLLKHGLDIGLDDGDEAADKAAD from the coding sequence ATGTCCCAAGACGTAAAAAACGAGGCAGCCCCCAGCAACGCCAAGAAAGCCGGATCAGGTTGGCTTAGTGTGGCGGTCGACTATGGACCTCTTTTGGTGTTTCTAGGCGTCTATCGTTATTACGCCCCCGAAGACCCTAACCCCGCCGGAGAGATCGCAGCAATAATCCGCGGCACCGGCGCGTTCATGGTCGCAGCAATTGCCGCGCTCATCATTTCAAAATGGCGGCTCGGCAAAGTGTCGCCGATGTTGTGGTTCTCAACCGCGTTGATCGTAGGCTTTGGCGCGCTGACAATCTTCTTTGGAGAGCCGCGTTTTGTGCAACTCAAACCGACCATCATCTATTCCGGCTTTGGTGTGGCGTTGCTCATCGGTTTCTTCATGGGCCGAGCATTGCTCAAAATCCTTTTGGAAGCGGCATTTGAAGGACTCGATGACGCAGGTTGGCTTAAGCTTTCGCGCAATTGGGGGATCTTTTTCCTGATCCTCGCAGGCCTGAACGAAGTGCTGGTGGCACAAATGGATTTTGAAGGTTGGCTCTGGGCAAAGCTCTGGGTGTTCTTACCGCTGACGTTCTTGTTCACCTTCGCCAACATCCCCATGCTGCTCAAACATGGGCTGGATATTGGTCTGGATGACGGGGATGAAGCAGCAGACAAGGCAGCGGATTGA
- a CDS encoding TonB-dependent receptor domain-containing protein has product MMKSKSLLANVSILACGAASCAFAAPAFAQDADENGAQQERSVGVPEILVTARKRVEPLQEAPVAVTALSGESLDRIQATDLSDLSGRAPNVTINQIGNFGSSVSVFIRGIGNGDPGSTVDPSVGLYVDGIYLPRTVNSSLDLFDVEQVEILRGPQGTLFGRNTTAGAINYRTRRPTGETAARGAITLGSFGQRDIRVSAETALVEDVLAFKLSAFSQEHDGFFTNTFVGGPGNRVSRDAGRSRTFSLRPTVRFTPTDTFELTIIGEYYNENSDNLPTINISQPGQLLQVFHNPPVFEAGAEVREFPFNVEGFSDIEVFGVTVEANWEVGPGTLTSVSNYRDTTDFNNNDTDGTPASFFETLRETPHEQFSSELRYDWDVNENIDVIAGVFYFRQEFFLQRDTFLDITNTGTATELRSQGGQTHRNYAAFAQIDYELTDRLSLSLGGRYTYEEKEFFSSLFQPVALGIAPRINLNDDWSNFGPKVGLDYRLTDDALIYGTFSRGFKSGGFSVRGSTATALGPFDEESVDAFEIGLKADWFDNRLRTNIAFFQSNYDDLQRTVIRSSTDPNNPQETITDNAANATVRGIEMELTAVPIDGLQIDFSMGYIDAQYDEFLADLNNDGIVTDNSALPLSRAPEWTLGAGVSYNADLGDAGQLTFRGDWIYVDEQNLLANGAAIGEIPSYNVLDASIRWDLPDDRFHVTAFVKNLNDEIFVTSLTNVAALFNFNQISPPRRYGITFGFEL; this is encoded by the coding sequence ATGATGAAATCAAAGAGCCTGTTGGCGAATGTTTCGATACTGGCCTGCGGGGCTGCATCCTGTGCATTTGCCGCTCCAGCGTTTGCTCAGGATGCGGACGAAAATGGGGCGCAGCAAGAGCGCTCTGTTGGCGTTCCGGAGATTTTGGTGACTGCTCGCAAGCGTGTTGAACCCCTTCAAGAAGCGCCAGTTGCCGTTACCGCACTGAGCGGCGAAAGCCTCGACCGAATTCAGGCCACTGACCTTTCCGACCTGAGCGGGCGCGCACCCAATGTGACCATCAACCAGATCGGCAATTTTGGCAGCTCGGTTTCGGTGTTCATTCGCGGCATCGGTAATGGCGATCCGGGCTCAACTGTCGATCCATCCGTCGGCCTGTATGTCGATGGCATCTATCTCCCTCGCACAGTGAACTCATCGCTTGACCTGTTTGACGTGGAACAGGTTGAGATTTTGCGCGGTCCGCAAGGCACCCTGTTTGGCAGGAACACCACCGCTGGCGCGATCAACTACCGGACGCGCAGGCCAACGGGTGAAACAGCGGCACGCGGTGCAATCACTCTCGGCAGCTTTGGCCAACGCGACATCCGCGTTTCAGCCGAAACGGCGCTGGTTGAGGATGTTTTGGCGTTCAAATTGTCCGCATTCTCGCAAGAGCATGACGGCTTCTTTACCAACACATTCGTGGGCGGGCCGGGCAACCGCGTGTCGCGCGATGCCGGGCGCAGCCGCACATTCTCTTTGCGGCCAACCGTGCGTTTTACGCCCACTGACACTTTTGAACTGACGATCATCGGCGAATATTACAACGAAAACAGCGACAACCTGCCGACCATCAACATTTCTCAGCCGGGTCAACTTTTGCAGGTTTTTCACAATCCACCGGTCTTCGAAGCCGGAGCGGAAGTGCGCGAATTCCCGTTCAACGTGGAGGGCTTCAGCGACATCGAAGTTTTCGGCGTTACGGTAGAAGCCAACTGGGAAGTTGGTCCAGGGACCCTGACATCTGTGTCCAATTATCGGGATACAACTGATTTCAACAACAACGACACAGACGGCACGCCCGCCAGTTTCTTTGAAACATTGCGTGAAACGCCGCACGAACAGTTCTCGTCTGAATTGCGCTATGATTGGGACGTGAATGAGAACATCGATGTCATCGCAGGTGTCTTCTATTTCCGGCAGGAATTCTTCCTCCAGCGTGACACGTTTCTGGATATTACCAACACCGGCACCGCCACTGAGCTGCGGTCGCAGGGCGGCCAAACACATCGAAACTATGCAGCCTTCGCGCAAATTGATTATGAATTGACGGACCGATTGAGTTTGAGCTTAGGTGGTCGCTACACCTATGAAGAGAAAGAGTTTTTCTCCTCGCTCTTCCAGCCAGTTGCCCTTGGTATCGCGCCGAGAATCAATCTGAATGATGATTGGTCGAACTTCGGACCAAAAGTTGGGCTAGACTACCGCCTAACCGATGACGCGCTTATCTACGGCACATTTTCCAGAGGCTTCAAAAGCGGCGGCTTTAGTGTGCGCGGATCGACTGCAACCGCGCTGGGGCCGTTTGATGAAGAATCAGTCGATGCATTTGAGATCGGTTTGAAAGCCGATTGGTTCGACAACCGGCTGCGCACCAATATCGCGTTTTTCCAGAGCAATTATGACGATCTCCAACGGACCGTTATCCGGTCGTCGACCGATCCGAACAACCCGCAAGAGACAATCACGGACAACGCAGCCAATGCCACGGTCAGAGGTATAGAGATGGAGCTGACTGCAGTTCCAATCGATGGCCTGCAAATTGACTTCTCAATGGGCTACATTGATGCTCAATATGATGAATTCTTAGCTGATCTGAACAATGACGGCATTGTGACCGATAATTCCGCATTGCCGCTCTCACGGGCGCCAGAATGGACCTTGGGTGCTGGCGTTTCTTACAATGCCGATCTGGGCGATGCTGGTCAGCTAACGTTCCGCGGCGATTGGATCTATGTTGATGAGCAAAACTTGCTCGCCAATGGTGCCGCTATCGGCGAAATTCCGTCTTACAATGTGCTCGATGCGAGCATCAGATGGGATTTGCCCGATGACCGGTTCCACGTGACGGCATTTGTTAAGAACCTGAACGACGAGATTTTTGTGACGTCGCTGACAAACGTGGCTGCTCTGTTTAACTTCAATCAGATCAGTCCGCCGCGCCGCTACGGCATCACTTTCGGCTTTGAGCTTTAA
- a CDS encoding DUF3604 domain-containing protein, with the protein MSKTNHGGHNFEGHRSRCAGFRTAALIGAASLALISCGEVNSDDHELVSAANVPVAENPERVFWGDLHVHTLYSFDSYNFGNKSLGPDDAYRFARGEPIEAHTGETAQLSAPLDFLMIADHAEYTGVFLGIEQDNPDIVDTALGRAWAAMEEAGDTVGPMDEVVASLRDGRAERQPPETFRRTVWSELVEAAERNYEPGVFTTFAGYEWTSMPGGGNQHRVVVFKDGKDKTLQTIPFSAADGNNPLELWNYLANYEQMTGGEAIAIAHNGNVSNGNMFGNLQVDGEPFDLEYVTQRARWEPLYEMTQVKGDSEAHPLLSPTDEFADFETWDQTNISMVERPEDEDERRAVFANEYAREALKQGLELQARFGINPYRFGMIGSTDTHTGLATSDDDNFWGKFVESEPSPERIGSKMGGRLWDNWRLTSSGYVGVWAKANTREEIFAAFKRREVYATTGPRISVRFFAGWDFDESDIEADQLASAGYAKGVPMGAILEGSGKAPSFLIAALKDPNGAHLDRVQVIKGWRGEDGELNEEIYNVAFAGDRSVDPATGTLPAIGSTVNFADATYTNDIGEAQLAVRWTDPDFDAEQAAFYYVRALEIPTPRWTLYDAVRYGVQPQPEIPLTTQERAYSSPIWYNP; encoded by the coding sequence ATGAGCAAGACCAATCACGGCGGGCACAATTTCGAGGGGCATCGATCCCGCTGTGCTGGTTTTCGAACAGCGGCACTAATAGGCGCCGCTTCACTCGCCCTCATCAGCTGCGGGGAAGTGAACAGCGATGATCACGAATTGGTTTCTGCCGCCAATGTGCCTGTCGCTGAGAATCCAGAGCGGGTGTTTTGGGGGGATCTTCATGTCCACACGCTCTATTCCTTCGACAGCTACAATTTCGGCAACAAAAGCCTCGGCCCGGATGATGCTTACCGATTTGCGCGCGGCGAACCGATTGAAGCGCATACGGGGGAAACCGCTCAACTGAGCGCGCCGCTAGATTTTCTGATGATTGCCGATCACGCTGAGTATACCGGCGTTTTTCTGGGGATCGAGCAAGACAATCCGGACATTGTCGACACTGCTCTGGGCAGAGCATGGGCCGCGATGGAAGAAGCGGGAGATACCGTCGGCCCAATGGACGAAGTGGTCGCTTCTTTGCGAGACGGGCGTGCAGAGCGTCAACCTCCCGAAACCTTCCGCAGAACTGTCTGGTCCGAACTCGTAGAAGCCGCAGAGCGCAACTATGAGCCCGGTGTATTCACAACCTTTGCAGGCTATGAATGGACGTCGATGCCGGGTGGCGGAAATCAACACAGGGTTGTGGTGTTTAAGGATGGCAAGGACAAAACTCTTCAGACCATTCCATTTTCGGCCGCCGATGGAAACAACCCGCTCGAACTGTGGAATTACCTTGCCAATTATGAGCAGATGACGGGAGGCGAAGCGATCGCGATTGCCCATAATGGCAATGTTTCCAACGGCAATATGTTTGGCAATCTCCAAGTTGATGGCGAACCATTCGATCTTGAATATGTAACACAAAGAGCGCGCTGGGAGCCGCTCTATGAAATGACTCAGGTTAAGGGCGACAGCGAAGCTCATCCGCTTCTTTCACCCACTGATGAATTTGCCGATTTCGAAACCTGGGATCAAACCAATATCTCGATGGTGGAACGGCCCGAAGACGAGGATGAACGCCGCGCCGTATTCGCCAATGAATATGCGCGCGAAGCTCTAAAACAAGGGTTGGAGCTGCAAGCTCGCTTTGGGATCAATCCCTATCGATTTGGCATGATTGGCAGCACCGATACCCACACCGGGCTTGCCACATCCGATGATGACAATTTTTGGGGCAAGTTCGTAGAATCCGAACCCAGCCCAGAGCGCATCGGCTCAAAAATGGGGGGAAGGCTTTGGGACAATTGGCGCCTCACTTCATCCGGATATGTCGGTGTTTGGGCAAAGGCGAACACCCGCGAGGAAATTTTTGCAGCCTTCAAACGCCGCGAAGTTTACGCCACAACTGGGCCGCGGATCAGCGTTCGGTTTTTTGCCGGATGGGATTTTGATGAAAGCGATATCGAAGCCGATCAATTGGCATCGGCAGGCTACGCCAAAGGTGTGCCCATGGGCGCGATCCTAGAAGGCAGCGGAAAGGCACCGAGTTTTCTTATCGCAGCACTGAAAGATCCCAATGGCGCACATCTAGACCGGGTCCAAGTGATCAAGGGTTGGCGCGGTGAAGATGGCGAACTTAACGAGGAAATCTACAACGTCGCGTTCGCCGGAGATCGATCCGTTGACCCGGCCACCGGCACATTGCCGGCCATCGGATCAACCGTGAATTTTGCTGATGCTACATACACCAATGACATAGGGGAGGCTCAGCTCGCCGTGCGTTGGACCGATCCAGATTTCGACGCAGAGCAAGCGGCGTTCTATTACGTCAGGGCGTTGGAGATTCCCACTCCGCGCTGGACACTCTACGATGCGGTCCGTTACGGGGTTCAGCCACAACCGGAAATCCCGCTAACCACACAAGAGCGCGCCTATAGCTCGCCGATCTGGTATAATCCGTAA
- a CDS encoding TetR/AcrR family transcriptional regulator, with protein MLIAAAEEQFDTHSYAEVSMESIGKSAGLSGPAIYNHFASKDDLFLETIKGRIVNYNRAITIGVNVEGDWKDKYNNLLIEVRPFQGSQSGFQSISGAVMNRLRDKPEKFAELRELREESSKVFRGLVKEAVDCGDLSDDVDISIAGDLLMAITVGAINTVSFYHSDPRDMPTIVDALKALLGTRA; from the coding sequence TTGCTGATTGCTGCGGCGGAAGAACAATTCGACACCCATTCCTACGCAGAAGTCAGCATGGAGAGCATCGGCAAGTCCGCGGGTTTGTCAGGCCCGGCAATCTACAATCACTTTGCTTCAAAAGATGATTTGTTCCTCGAAACGATCAAAGGCAGGATCGTCAATTACAACCGCGCCATCACTATCGGTGTGAATGTTGAGGGCGACTGGAAAGACAAATACAACAACCTTTTGATCGAAGTCCGGCCATTTCAGGGGTCGCAATCTGGGTTTCAGTCAATAAGCGGCGCTGTGATGAACAGGTTGCGAGATAAGCCAGAAAAGTTCGCTGAACTGCGTGAGTTACGCGAGGAATCGTCCAAGGTTTTTCGGGGCTTGGTCAAAGAGGCTGTTGATTGCGGCGACTTGTCAGATGATGTCGACATTAGCATTGCCGGCGACCTACTAATGGCTATCACCGTCGGGGCGATTAACACGGTGTCATTCTATCATTCCGATCCTCGGGACATGCCAACCATCGTTGATGCGCTGAAAGCCCTGTTGGGGACGAGGGCCTGA
- a CDS encoding KUP/HAK/KT family potassium transporter — MSETSAPIPAPAHQPPTSGKGHSASKSALAVGAIGIVFGDIGTSPLYAFRETFVGRSTVQLDTAHVLGVISLIFWSMTLVVAIQYVTILMRADNKGQGGSLALVALISRSLSKSKYGWIAVLLGVFATSLFYGDSMITPAISVLSAVEGLTVVDPGLQRYVIPIALALLVFLFVLQKRGTAKVGALFAPVMIVYFTVIAALGLWQIIGTPEILWALNPYHAVNFFILDGWFAFLALGSVVLAVTGSEALYSDMGHFGRGPMRLSWFGFVMPCLLLNYFGQGAMVIGLPADQAAVAIQNPFFFLASEEWRLPLVFLATLATFIASQAVISGAFSITSQAIQMGYIPRLKIRHTSETEGGQIYIPAVNWALMVAVIILVLTFQNSSNLANAYGIAVTGAVTIDTLLMAVLLVGVWKWKWWYAAPVVILFLIVDGAYFAANLTKVPEGGWFPLAVGFVAFLLLTTWARGRKLMRERMSEHALPMEIFAKSAKNSALRVPGTAIFMASASSGVPSALLHNIKHNKVLHERVVILTVDIADVPYVDPSKRCEFKDMGDGFYRAVLHYGFMEETDVPIGLKDMERCGGEFDMMHTSFFLSRQTLLPSKNPAMPIWREKIFAWMLMNSASAMDFFKLPTNRVVELGSQVEI, encoded by the coding sequence ATGAGCGAAACATCAGCGCCAATTCCGGCCCCAGCCCATCAACCACCAACAAGTGGCAAGGGGCACAGTGCGTCTAAGAGCGCGTTGGCGGTGGGTGCGATTGGCATCGTGTTTGGCGATATCGGGACAAGCCCGCTTTACGCATTCCGCGAAACGTTTGTAGGCCGTTCCACCGTTCAATTGGATACCGCCCATGTTCTGGGTGTGATCAGTTTGATTTTCTGGTCCATGACTTTGGTTGTTGCGATCCAGTATGTCACGATCCTGATGCGCGCCGATAATAAGGGGCAGGGCGGTTCGCTTGCCTTGGTCGCGTTGATTTCTCGCAGTCTGTCAAAATCCAAATACGGCTGGATCGCGGTGTTGCTGGGCGTGTTTGCGACGTCGCTGTTTTACGGCGACAGCATGATTACGCCCGCCATATCGGTCCTATCGGCGGTCGAGGGGCTCACCGTGGTCGATCCCGGCCTTCAACGATACGTGATCCCGATTGCATTGGCGTTGTTGGTGTTCCTGTTCGTGCTGCAAAAACGCGGCACCGCAAAAGTTGGCGCATTGTTTGCCCCGGTGATGATCGTCTATTTCACGGTCATCGCAGCGTTGGGCCTTTGGCAGATTATCGGCACGCCGGAGATTTTGTGGGCTTTGAACCCCTATCATGCGGTCAATTTCTTTATCCTTGATGGATGGTTCGCCTTTCTCGCCCTAGGCAGTGTGGTCTTGGCGGTCACCGGTTCAGAAGCGCTGTATTCAGATATGGGCCATTTTGGCCGGGGCCCGATGCGATTGAGCTGGTTTGGTTTTGTCATGCCATGCCTGTTGTTGAACTATTTTGGCCAAGGGGCGATGGTCATTGGATTGCCCGCCGATCAAGCGGCCGTAGCCATCCAAAACCCGTTCTTTTTCCTGGCAAGCGAAGAATGGCGGTTGCCGCTCGTATTCCTTGCAACGTTGGCCACATTCATTGCCAGCCAAGCTGTGATCTCAGGCGCGTTCTCGATCACCAGTCAGGCGATCCAAATGGGCTATATTCCTCGCCTGAAAATCCGCCACACGTCCGAAACCGAAGGGGGGCAGATTTACATCCCTGCGGTCAATTGGGCGTTGATGGTGGCTGTCATTATCTTGGTCCTGACGTTCCAAAACTCTTCTAACCTCGCCAATGCATACGGCATCGCTGTGACCGGTGCGGTTACGATTGATACGCTGTTGATGGCGGTGTTGCTTGTCGGCGTTTGGAAATGGAAATGGTGGTACGCCGCACCTGTCGTCATCCTCTTCCTCATTGTTGATGGCGCCTATTTCGCGGCGAACCTTACCAAAGTGCCCGAAGGCGGCTGGTTCCCATTGGCGGTTGGCTTTGTGGCTTTCCTACTGCTCACCACATGGGCGCGCGGGCGCAAGCTGATGCGCGAACGAATGAGCGAGCATGCTTTACCGATGGAGATTTTTGCAAAGTCGGCCAAGAATTCTGCCCTGCGCGTGCCGGGGACCGCGATCTTTATGGCCAGTGCGTCTTCCGGCGTTCCATCGGCCCTTTTGCACAACATCAAACACAATAAAGTGCTGCACGAACGTGTTGTGATCCTAACCGTGGACATCGCCGACGTGCCCTATGTGGACCCGTCCAAACGATGTGAGTTCAAAGACATGGGCGATGGTTTCTACCGGGCGGTTTTGCATTACGGCTTTATGGAAGAAACCGACGTACCGATCGGCCTGAAAGATATGGAACGGTGCGGTGGCGAATTCGATATGATGCACACCAGCTTCTTCCTTTCGCGCCAAACGCTGCTGCCATCCAAGAACCCTGCGATGCCGATTTGGCGAGAGAAGATTTTCGCATGGATGCTGATGAATTCAGCCAGCGCGATGGACTTCTTTAAGCTGCCTACGAACAGGGTTGTTGAACTGGGCAGTCAGGTCGAGATTTAG
- a CDS encoding tetratricopeptide repeat protein, which produces MSGWLAVLSLTLVSFALAAFMLRLPKEGFAVFGAVLLFGLVGYAWQGSPGQASSPKEPDLSTDQQSGEEMVVARRQLFEEIAPRPDYLMVSDGFARRGRFDDAAGALRKGLNDNPDHLEGWLALGMALTGHADGNVTPAAYYAYGKARSINPTNPGADLFLGFSFLQSGQVRAARETWAGLLERSPEDAPWREEIEARVARLDEMIANAPMLQ; this is translated from the coding sequence ATGAGCGGTTGGTTGGCAGTCTTGTCGCTTACCTTGGTGAGCTTTGCGTTGGCGGCATTTATGCTGCGTCTACCGAAAGAGGGGTTTGCCGTTTTTGGGGCGGTGCTGTTGTTCGGACTTGTCGGCTATGCCTGGCAGGGGTCACCGGGCCAAGCCAGCAGCCCGAAAGAACCAGACCTTTCAACCGACCAGCAATCGGGCGAAGAAATGGTAGTGGCGCGCCGTCAATTGTTTGAAGAGATCGCGCCAAGGCCCGATTACCTGATGGTGTCGGATGGCTTTGCCCGACGCGGGCGCTTTGACGACGCAGCAGGGGCGCTGCGCAAGGGCTTGAACGACAATCCGGACCATCTCGAAGGGTGGTTGGCGTTGGGTATGGCACTGACTGGGCATGCCGATGGCAATGTCACGCCGGCGGCGTATTACGCGTATGGGAAAGCCCGCAGCATCAATCCGACCAATCCGGGCGCTGATCTGTTCCTTGGTTTTTCATTCCTGCAGTCGGGTCAGGTGCGGGCCGCGCGGGAGACATGGGCAGGCTTGCTCGAACGATCACCCGAAGATGCGCCGTGGCGCGAAGAAATCGAAGCGCGGGTCGCTCGTTTGGACGAGATGATCGCAAACGCACCAATGTTGCAATAG
- a CDS encoding cytochrome c-type biogenesis protein CcmH, protein MMRLLIAIMALFAAPILSQSASAQQAMPPAPYAYVQLDDPVLEAQATELMETLRCLKCQSQSINDSDAPMAGDMRHQVRSRILAGESPDQIRAWLVQRYGDYVSYEPEVSSTTWPLFAIPLVLLALVGLILLRRLGKRGSDTEETA, encoded by the coding sequence ATGATGCGGCTTCTTATCGCGATCATGGCATTGTTTGCGGCGCCTATCCTTTCGCAATCGGCCTCCGCTCAACAAGCGATGCCACCAGCGCCTTACGCCTATGTTCAGCTAGACGACCCCGTTTTGGAAGCGCAAGCGACCGAGTTGATGGAAACGCTGCGTTGCCTCAAATGCCAATCGCAAAGTATCAACGACAGCGATGCGCCCATGGCAGGGGATATGCGTCATCAGGTCCGCTCGCGCATTTTGGCAGGTGAAAGCCCTGATCAAATTCGCGCGTGGTTGGTTCAACGCTATGGCGACTACGTCAGTTACGAACCTGAGGTCAGTTCAACGACATGGCCGCTGTTTGCTATTCCGCTTGTATTGCTTGCTTTGGTTGGCCTGATCTTGTTGCGGCGTTTGGGCAAACGGGGCTCTGATACTGAGGAGACAGCCTGA
- a CDS encoding DsbE family thiol:disulfide interchange protein has product MRLIYVIPLALFLFFAGLAGYQLTQDKMQTIPSQMIEQPLPEFTLAPALDGMPGASRSDFVGGKPRLLNIWASWCLPCIAEAPHLERLKAEGVEIIGIAVRDRPEAVADFLNRYGNPYTRIGADDISELMLEIGASGVPETYVIDAEGNIRYQHIGDIRANNVPELLEILEDVR; this is encoded by the coding sequence ATGCGCCTAATCTATGTCATTCCGCTCGCCCTGTTTTTGTTTTTCGCTGGTCTTGCCGGTTATCAACTGACGCAGGACAAAATGCAGACGATCCCGTCGCAGATGATCGAACAACCATTGCCGGAATTTACTTTGGCTCCGGCCTTGGATGGAATGCCCGGTGCGTCGCGATCGGACTTTGTCGGCGGAAAACCGCGCTTGCTCAATATCTGGGCAAGCTGGTGCCTGCCTTGCATCGCAGAGGCCCCGCATCTGGAACGGTTGAAGGCAGAAGGCGTCGAAATTATCGGCATTGCTGTGCGCGACAGGCCAGAGGCGGTTGCCGATTTCTTGAACCGTTATGGCAATCCCTACACCCGGATCGGAGCAGATGATATCTCCGAGCTTATGTTGGAAATCGGAGCGTCCGGCGTGCCGGAAACCTACGTCATCGATGCAGAGGGTAACATTCGATATCAGCATATTGGCGATATCCGGGCGAACAACGTGCCGGAATTGCTTGAGATATTGGAGGACGTGCGATGA